A DNA window from Sporosarcina sp. ANT_H38 contains the following coding sequences:
- a CDS encoding SpoIIIAC/SpoIIIAD family protein has product MVVYVGLMFTLIQLIVVFLILLLISFAVPKLQPLLYASIFFYFLFNLLITIVFPFGKYFVAMFEPLPDPFAKLLIGSAILFYISELIAKHIEEAGYGSLAAVAHFAVKIAILTLWMQQTSTLIELLSRLITK; this is encoded by the coding sequence GTGGTTGTCTATGTCGGTCTGATGTTTACGTTAATTCAGCTAATTGTTGTTTTCCTTATTCTCCTCCTCATTTCCTTTGCTGTACCTAAATTGCAGCCACTCTTGTATGCATCTATTTTTTTCTATTTTCTATTCAACTTGCTCATAACAATTGTTTTTCCATTTGGGAAGTATTTTGTCGCTATGTTTGAACCATTACCGGATCCGTTTGCAAAGTTATTAATAGGCAGTGCTATTCTTTTTTATATCTCTGAGCTCATCGCAAAACATATCGAGGAGGCAGGATACGGTTCACTTGCAGCAGTCGCTCATTTCGCAGTGAAAATCGCCATACTGACCTTGTGGATGCAACAGACGTCCACATTAATCGAACTACTTTCAAGACTCATAACAAAATGA
- a CDS encoding SpoIIIAC/SpoIIIAD family protein has product MELNDLLRVAGIGLVIGFLHIFFEQTDRKEFSFFLFFIAYIYITAEMLRFLKIFFTEITEFFQWLSMSV; this is encoded by the coding sequence ATGGAATTAAATGACTTGCTACGCGTAGCCGGTATCGGATTAGTCATCGGTTTTCTGCATATCTTTTTCGAACAGACTGACAGGAAAGAGTTTTCTTTTTTTTTATTTTTCATCGCCTATATATATATCACTGCCGAAATGCTTCGATTTCTTAAGATTTTCTTCACGGAAATCACGGAGTTTTTCCAGTGGTTGTCTATGTCGGTCTGA
- the efp gene encoding elongation factor P has product MISVNDFKTGLTIEFDGDIWRVMDFQHVKPGKGAAFVRSKLRNLRSGNVNEKTFRAGEKVAKAQIDNRRMQYLYANGDEHVFMDNESYEQIELPEKQIEDELKFLKENMEVHIIMFKDEVLGVELPVTVVLEVAETEPGIKGDTASGGSKPAKMETGVVVQVPFFVNIGDKLIINTVESEYVSRA; this is encoded by the coding sequence ATGATTTCAGTAAACGACTTTAAAACAGGATTAACAATAGAATTTGACGGGGATATTTGGCGCGTAATGGATTTCCAACACGTTAAACCAGGTAAAGGCGCGGCGTTCGTTCGCTCGAAACTGCGTAACCTACGTTCAGGAAACGTCAATGAAAAAACGTTCCGCGCTGGGGAAAAAGTCGCGAAAGCGCAAATTGATAACCGTCGCATGCAATACTTGTATGCAAATGGAGACGAGCATGTCTTCATGGATAACGAGTCATACGAACAAATTGAACTTCCTGAGAAGCAGATTGAAGACGAATTGAAGTTCCTAAAAGAAAATATGGAAGTTCATATCATCATGTTTAAAGATGAAGTACTTGGTGTTGAACTGCCTGTAACGGTCGTTCTGGAAGTTGCTGAAACTGAACCGGGTATTAAAGGCGATACTGCGAGCGGTGGTTCTAAACCAGCTAAAATGGAGACTGGCGTTGTTGTACAAGTACCATTCTTCGTCAACATTGGTGATAAACTTATCATCAATACAGTGGAATCAGAATACGTTTCTCGCGCATAA
- a CDS encoding Xaa-Pro peptidase family protein → MKLTKLRKLLTEHGIDALLVTNSYNRRYMTGFTGSAGLALISSDDAVFITDFRYTDQAEKEISDFRIVQHTTTIIEEVAEQAKSMKLKTIGFEKDDMSFGLYELYNGKVEAELKPVSGLVEKLRMVKTEDELAILKKAAKIADDAFTHICTFIKPGVTELEVSNELEFAMRRQGATSSSFSIIVASGLRGALPHGVATNKVIETGDFVTLDFGALYEGYISDITRTVAVGEPSDKLKEIYAVTLAAQELALKEIKPGMTGIEADAIARDYIKSKGYGEAFGHSTGHGIGLEVHEGPGLSFRSEMVLEPNMVVTVEPGIYLPGIGGVRIEDDIIMTQNGNERLTHSTKELLIL, encoded by the coding sequence GTGAAATTGACAAAACTGCGTAAATTGTTAACAGAACATGGCATCGACGCACTACTCGTTACGAACTCGTACAACCGTCGTTATATGACTGGTTTTACGGGGTCAGCTGGACTTGCTCTCATCTCGTCCGACGATGCAGTATTTATTACAGATTTCCGTTATACTGATCAGGCGGAAAAAGAAATCAGTGATTTCCGCATCGTTCAGCATACGACAACCATCATTGAAGAAGTAGCCGAGCAAGCGAAAAGCATGAAACTTAAGACTATCGGTTTCGAAAAAGATGATATGTCATTCGGTCTTTACGAGCTATATAATGGGAAAGTCGAAGCAGAGCTTAAACCAGTTTCCGGCCTCGTTGAAAAACTGCGTATGGTGAAAACGGAAGATGAGCTAGCTATTTTGAAAAAAGCGGCAAAAATTGCAGATGATGCATTCACGCATATTTGTACATTCATCAAACCAGGTGTGACGGAATTAGAAGTATCGAATGAGCTTGAGTTTGCAATGCGTAGACAAGGGGCAACGTCATCTTCATTCTCAATTATCGTTGCGTCCGGCTTACGTGGTGCACTTCCACACGGAGTTGCAACGAACAAAGTAATTGAAACGGGAGATTTTGTTACGCTCGACTTCGGTGCGTTGTATGAAGGCTATATTTCAGATATCACGCGTACGGTAGCTGTCGGTGAACCTTCTGACAAACTGAAAGAAATTTACGCAGTGACTCTTGCAGCACAAGAACTTGCTTTAAAAGAGATTAAACCGGGTATGACAGGAATAGAAGCGGATGCAATTGCACGCGACTACATCAAGTCTAAAGGCTATGGTGAGGCATTTGGTCATTCAACGGGACACGGCATCGGTCTTGAAGTGCATGAAGGACCGGGATTATCTTTCCGTTCTGAGATGGTACTTGAGCCAAATATGGTAGTTACAGTTGAGCCAGGTATCTATCTGCCTGGAATCGGTGGCGTCCGTATCGAGGATGATATTATTATGACTCAAAATGGTAATGAGCGTTTGACACATTCAACGAAAGAACTACTTATCTTATAA
- the aroQ gene encoding type II 3-dehydroquinate dehydratase, producing the protein MKLLILNGPNLNRLGKREPGIYGAETLEDVERKLDKIALLNGVELSFFQSNSEGALIDKVHEAEDQGLDGIVFNPGAFTHYSIALRDAVASVNVPVIEIHISNIHSREPFREKSVIAPVCIGQLSGFGTDGYQLAFHAFLLRGKGV; encoded by the coding sequence ATGAAGTTACTAATTCTGAACGGACCCAATCTTAACAGGCTCGGAAAGAGAGAGCCGGGTATTTATGGTGCAGAAACACTGGAAGATGTTGAACGCAAATTAGACAAGATTGCTTTGTTAAATGGTGTTGAACTATCGTTCTTCCAGTCTAACTCGGAAGGTGCTTTAATCGACAAAGTCCATGAAGCAGAAGATCAAGGTCTGGATGGCATTGTCTTTAATCCAGGTGCGTTTACGCATTATAGTATCGCCCTACGTGATGCTGTCGCGTCTGTAAATGTGCCTGTAATCGAAATCCATATTTCGAATATACATAGTCGTGAACCGTTCAGAGAGAAATCCGTTATTGCGCCCGTCTGTATCGGTCAATTATCTGGATTCGGCACGGACGGATATCAACTCGCCTTCCACGCTTTCCTTCTCCGGGGAAAAGGGGTATGA
- a CDS encoding DUF1385 domain-containing protein yields MEKEQQPPTYGGQALVEGVMFGGKNHTVAAIRRKDDTIDYFHLPKEKNNFRMKLKKIPFVRGIVALIESAGVGSRHLTFSSERYDVMPGEEVEKEEETSKLAMVLGVAAVGVLSLLFGKFVFTLIPVFLAQALQFVAPGKTAQILLESLFKLILLLSYVSLISMTPLIKRVFQYHGAEHKVINAYENNLPLTVENVQAQSRLHFRCGSSFMLFTVIVGMFVYFLVPTDPFWFRIVNRILLIPVVLGISFEVLQLTNSLRNVPVLKYLGYPGLWLQLLTTKDPDDKQVEVAIASFERLLEIEEHGVEVMEVVSKKDSETETVPVT; encoded by the coding sequence ATGGAAAAAGAACAACAACCTCCTACTTATGGAGGCCAAGCACTTGTCGAAGGAGTTATGTTCGGAGGAAAAAATCATACTGTGGCGGCAATTAGACGGAAGGACGATACAATCGATTACTTCCATCTACCAAAAGAAAAGAATAATTTCCGGATGAAACTGAAGAAAATCCCATTCGTTCGAGGCATTGTTGCGTTAATCGAGTCCGCAGGCGTTGGTTCACGTCATTTAACATTCTCAAGCGAACGGTATGATGTTATGCCAGGAGAAGAAGTAGAAAAGGAAGAAGAAACTTCAAAATTGGCGATGGTTCTAGGTGTCGCTGCGGTCGGAGTTTTATCTCTACTATTCGGGAAATTTGTTTTCACGCTTATCCCAGTTTTTCTTGCACAAGCTTTGCAATTTGTTGCCCCAGGAAAAACTGCTCAAATTTTACTTGAAAGTTTGTTCAAACTTATTTTGTTACTATCGTATGTCTCACTCATTTCGATGACCCCCCTCATTAAACGGGTATTCCAGTATCACGGGGCTGAGCATAAAGTGATTAACGCATATGAAAACAACTTACCCCTGACAGTAGAAAATGTTCAGGCGCAATCGAGACTTCATTTCCGTTGTGGTAGTAGTTTCATGCTATTTACTGTGATTGTCGGGATGTTTGTCTACTTCCTCGTGCCAACTGATCCATTTTGGTTCCGTATTGTGAACCGAATTCTTCTCATTCCGGTTGTGCTTGGTATTTCTTTTGAGGTCTTACAATTAACAAACTCACTTCGTAACGTTCCTGTGCTGAAGTATTTAGGCTATCCAGGATTGTGGCTCCAATTGTTGACGACTAAAGATCCAGATGACAAACAAGTGGAAGTTGCGATTGCTTCATTCGAGAGGTTGCTCGAGATTGAAGAACACGGGGTTGAAGTAATGGAAGTAGTGTCGAAAAAAGATTCTGAAACAGAGACTGTTCCTGTAACTTAA